Proteins from a genomic interval of Niabella soli DSM 19437:
- a CDS encoding type II toxin-antitoxin system VapC family toxin, whose protein sequence is MSHAFVDTNILIDLIADRKPFSRFAVELFEKAETNTVKLYTSSHSFATTHYLMKKYTGEKELRALLSDLLYFITIIPVDLNVIQKSLRSSYKDFEDAIQIMAAQSVSKISYLITRNIKDFRDCPIEVVAPDEFCSRVK, encoded by the coding sequence ATGAGTCACGCCTTTGTAGACACCAACATTTTAATTGACCTTATTGCTGACCGGAAGCCGTTCAGCCGGTTTGCCGTTGAATTATTTGAAAAGGCTGAAACGAATACGGTAAAACTCTATACCTCTTCGCACTCTTTTGCAACGACTCATTATTTGATGAAAAAATATACCGGCGAAAAAGAGTTGCGGGCGCTATTGTCCGATCTGTTGTATTTTATAACAATCATTCCCGTTGATCTAAATGTGATTCAAAAGAGTCTGAGGTCTTCCTATAAAGATTTTGAAGATGCGATACAAATAATGGCAGCGCAATCCGTCTCAAAAATCAGCTACCTGATCACCCGAAACATTAAAGATTTCAGAGATTGCCCCATTGAAGTGGTTGCCCCGGATGAATTTTGCAGTCGCGTTAAATGA
- a CDS encoding DUF6364 family protein: MVTKLTLTIEAVVIEKAKHYAKHTGRSLSDLVERYLETLTEAPPDEKISSRLKKIAGAVKLPDDFDEKEALLSYFEKKHL; this comes from the coding sequence ATGGTAACAAAACTTACCCTGACCATTGAAGCGGTTGTTATTGAAAAAGCCAAGCATTACGCAAAGCATACGGGCAGAAGTCTATCTGACCTGGTGGAACGTTACCTGGAAACGCTCACGGAAGCCCCCCCGGACGAAAAAATTTCATCACGATTAAAAAAAATAGCGGGTGCGGTAAAATTGCCGGACGATTTTGATGAAAAAGAAGCGTTACTTTCTTATTTTGAAAAAAAACACCTATGA
- a CDS encoding DUF3098 domain-containing protein: MATGKSAPAVVKEVPAIFGKSNYLLMLVGAIVIAAGMFLMAGGKSDNPAVFNKAEVYSARRITVAPIVIMIGLAIEGIAIFRRSSKKEN; the protein is encoded by the coding sequence ATGGCAACTGGTAAAAGTGCTCCTGCTGTTGTAAAAGAAGTGCCCGCAATATTTGGCAAATCCAATTACCTGCTGATGCTGGTGGGTGCCATTGTGATCGCGGCCGGCATGTTTTTGATGGCCGGAGGAAAAAGCGATAACCCCGCAGTTTTTAACAAGGCTGAGGTATACAGTGCCCGCCGGATTACCGTTGCGCCGATCGTGATTATGATTGGCCTGGCAATTGAAGGCATTGCCATCTTTAGAAGATCTTCAAAAAAAGAAAACTAG
- a CDS encoding undecaprenyl-diphosphate phosphatase, whose amino-acid sequence MNIIQTIILAVIEGLTEFLPISSTGHMIIASAVMKIDQDPFVKLFEVAVQLGAIISVIVFYYKKFFPLNKWSFYLKLLVAVIPALVLGALFSKKIDMLFENPLIVAIMLFAGGFVLLFIDSLFKRPLITAEGEITYKKAFVIGIWQCLAMLPGISRSAASIIGGMQQKLTRSLAAEFSFFLAVPTMCAATGKKLLDAYNETPQILMDKHNLFLLGIGNLIAFVVALIAIKFFISYLQKHGFKLFGWYRIIVGAVLLVLIYKGIIV is encoded by the coding sequence ATGAACATTATCCAGACCATTATATTGGCTGTGATTGAGGGGCTGACCGAATTTTTACCGATCTCTTCTACCGGGCATATGATCATTGCCTCTGCGGTTATGAAAATTGACCAGGATCCTTTTGTAAAACTATTTGAAGTGGCCGTGCAACTGGGAGCCATTATATCGGTGATCGTGTTTTACTATAAAAAATTTTTCCCGCTCAATAAGTGGAGTTTTTACCTAAAACTTTTAGTGGCGGTGATTCCTGCACTGGTATTGGGGGCCTTATTTTCAAAGAAAATTGATATGTTGTTCGAAAACCCCCTTATCGTAGCTATTATGCTGTTTGCTGGAGGGTTTGTATTATTATTTATAGACAGCTTATTTAAGCGCCCTCTTATTACGGCGGAAGGGGAGATAACTTATAAAAAAGCCTTTGTTATAGGGATCTGGCAGTGTTTGGCAATGTTGCCGGGAATTAGTCGCAGCGCGGCTTCTATTATAGGTGGCATGCAGCAGAAACTGACGCGTAGCCTGGCTGCAGAATTTTCTTTTTTCCTGGCCGTGCCCACCATGTGCGCCGCTACCGGGAAAAAACTTCTGGATGCCTACAATGAAACGCCTCAAATACTAATGGATAAACATAACCTGTTTTTACTGGGCATTGGAAATCTTATTGCATTTGTGGTAGCGTTAATCGCGATAAAATTCTTTATCAGCTATTTGCAGAAACACGGCTTTAAGCTCTTTGGCTGGTACCGGATCATTGTTGGCGCGGTGTTGTTGGTTTTGATTTATAAGGGTATTATTGTTTAA
- the hemL gene encoding glutamate-1-semialdehyde 2,1-aminomutase, with protein MYTYQSSKSLFDRAQQSIPGGVNSPVRAFKSVGGTPVFFEKAKGAYLYDVQGQQYIDYIASWGPMILGHGYERVVKAIQQQVAKATSFGAPTALEIEMAELIRSMAPNIDLVRMVNSGTEACMSALRVARGYTGKNKFIKFEGCYHGHADAFLVKAGSGVATFNIQTVPGVTAGAANDTLTCAYNDLAAVQQLVKENKGTIAAIIVEPVAGNMGCILPKPGFLEGLRQLCNEEGMVLIFDEVMNGFRLALGGAQERLGIDADLVTYGKVIGAGMPVGAFGGKRHIMEVVAPLGSVYQAGTLSGNPVAMTAGLTLLNELKNNPQLLTELDNKTQYLKEGLEKELNAWGQPYVINHFGSMISVHFSDHPVTNFEEAAAANNERFKHFFHALLKRGIYLPPSAFESWFLNNALTKEDLDKTIQAVKDSLEEL; from the coding sequence ATGTATACGTACCAATCCAGCAAATCCCTCTTCGACCGCGCTCAACAAAGCATTCCCGGCGGCGTTAACTCTCCTGTCCGGGCCTTTAAAAGCGTGGGTGGGACGCCCGTTTTTTTTGAAAAAGCAAAAGGCGCGTATTTATACGATGTACAGGGGCAGCAATACATCGATTATATTGCCTCCTGGGGCCCCATGATCCTGGGGCATGGTTATGAGCGGGTGGTAAAAGCCATTCAGCAGCAGGTGGCAAAAGCCACTTCCTTTGGGGCGCCAACGGCGCTGGAGATCGAAATGGCGGAATTGATCAGATCTATGGCGCCCAATATAGACCTGGTGCGTATGGTAAACAGTGGAACGGAAGCCTGTATGAGCGCCTTGCGGGTAGCACGGGGGTACACAGGAAAAAATAAATTCATCAAATTTGAAGGATGTTACCACGGGCATGCCGATGCGTTTTTGGTAAAGGCCGGCAGCGGCGTGGCTACATTTAACATCCAAACCGTGCCCGGCGTTACAGCAGGCGCGGCTAACGACACGCTCACCTGCGCCTATAACGACCTGGCAGCAGTTCAGCAACTGGTAAAAGAAAATAAAGGAACAATTGCCGCCATTATTGTGGAACCTGTAGCCGGCAATATGGGCTGTATTTTGCCCAAACCAGGCTTTCTCGAGGGGCTTCGGCAACTTTGCAATGAAGAGGGAATGGTGCTGATCTTTGATGAGGTAATGAATGGCTTTCGCCTGGCTTTAGGCGGCGCGCAGGAGCGGTTAGGCATTGATGCGGACCTCGTTACCTACGGAAAGGTCATCGGCGCAGGCATGCCGGTGGGGGCCTTTGGAGGCAAGCGGCATATTATGGAAGTGGTGGCCCCGCTGGGAAGCGTGTATCAGGCCGGTACTTTAAGTGGCAACCCGGTAGCCATGACAGCGGGACTTACCTTGCTAAACGAATTAAAAAACAATCCGCAACTATTAACGGAACTGGACAATAAAACCCAATACCTGAAAGAAGGGCTCGAAAAAGAATTAAACGCATGGGGCCAGCCTTATGTGATCAATCATTTCGGAAGTATGATCAGTGTGCATTTCAGCGATCATCCCGTTACCAATTTTGAAGAAGCGGCTGCTGCCAATAACGAACGCTTTAAGCACTTTTTTCATGCCTTGTTGAAACGGGGCATTTACCTGCCGCCTTCGGCTTTTGAAAGTTGGTTCCTGAACAATGCGCTTACCAAAGAAGATCTGGACAAAACCATACAAGCGGTAAAAGATAGTTTGGAAGAGCTTTGA